One Panicum virgatum strain AP13 chromosome 3N, P.virgatum_v5, whole genome shotgun sequence DNA segment encodes these proteins:
- the LOC120664710 gene encoding ATP synthase subunit beta, mitochondrial-like, with protein sequence MASRRVVSSLLRSASRIRAASPAVPRPRAPPHRPSPAGYLFNRAAAYASSAAAQEKPAAPPPATGKTGGGKITDEFTGAGAIGQVCQVIGAVVDVRFDEGLPPILTALEVLDNNIRLVLEVAQHLGEKMVRTIAMDGTEGLVRGQRVLNTGSPITVPVGRATLGRIMNVIGEPIDEKGDITTNHFLPIHREAPAFVEQATEQQILVTGIKVVDLLAPYQRGGKIGLFGGAGVGKTVLIMELINNVAKAHGGFSVFAGVGERTREGNDLYREMIESGVIKLGDKQSESKCALVYGQMNEPPGARARVGLTGLTVAEHFRDAEGQDVLLFIDNIFRFTQANSEVSALLGRIPSAVGYQPTLATDLGGLQERITTTKKGSITSVQAIYVPADDLTDPAPATTFAHLDATTVLSRQISELGIYPAVDPLDSTSRMLSPHVLGEDHYNTARGVQKVLQNYKNLQDIIAILGMDELSEDDKLTVARARKIQRFLSQPFHVAEVFTGAPGKYVELKESVKSFQGVLDGKYDDLPEQSFYMVGGIEEVIAKAEKIAKESAS encoded by the exons ATGGCGTCCCGCCGGGtcgtctcctccctcctccgctcCGCCTCCCGCATCAGGGCGGCCTCACCCGccgtgccgcgcccgcgcgcgccgccgcaccgcccgtccccGGCAGGGTACCTCTtcaaccgcgccgccgcctacgcCTCGTCCGCCGCGGCCCAGGAGaagcccgccgccccgccgccggccaccgggaaGACCGGGGGCGGCAAGATCACCGACGagttcaccggcgccggcgccatcgGGCAGGTGTGCCAGGTCATCGGCGCCGTCGTCGACGTGCGCTTCGATGAGGGCCTCCCGCCCATCCTCACCGCGCTCGAGGTTCTTGACAACAACATCCGCCTCGTGCTAGAGGTGGCGCAGCACCTTGGCGAGAAAATGGTGCGCACCATCGCTATGGACGGGACTGAGGGGCTCGTCCGCGGCCAGCGCGTCCTCAACACCGGCTCCCCCATCACC GTGCCTGTTGGCAGGGCTACACTTGGACGCATTATGAATGTTATTGGTGAGCCAATTGATGAGAAGGGTGACATAA CGACAAACCACTTCCTCCCGATCCATCGTGAAGCCCCTGCATTTGTTGAGCAAGCCACTGAGCAGCAAATTCTTGTTACAGGAATTAAG GTTGTGGATCTTCTTGCACCCTACCAAAGGGGAGGAAAGATTGGTCTTTTTGGTGGTGCAGGAGTGGGTAAAACTGTACTTATTATGGAGTTGATCAACAATGTCGCTAAGGCCCATG GTGGTTTCTCTGTGTTTGCTGGTGTTGGAGAGCGTACCCGTGAAGGTAATGACCTGTACAGGGAAATGATTGAAAGTGGTGTCATTAAGCTAGGTGACAAGCAG AGCGAAAGCAAGTGTGCTCTTGTCTACGGGCAAATGAATGAGCCCCCAGGTGCTCGTGCTCGTGTTGGGCTGACTGGTTTGACTGTGGCTGAACATTTCCGTGATGCTGAAGGACAAGACGTGCTTCTGTTTATTGACAACATTTTCCGCTTCACTCAG GCAAACTCTGAGGTGTCTGCTCTTCTTGGACGTATTCCCTCTGCTGTGGGGTACCAGCCAACCCTTGCAACTGATCTTGGAGGACTGCAAGAGCGAATTACGACAACAAAGAAGGGTTCTATTACTTCTGTCCAAGCTATCTATGTGCCTGCTGATGATTTGACAGATCCTGCTCCTGCTACTACCTTTGCCCATCTTGATGCCACAACTGTGTTGTCACGACAG ATATCTGAGCTTGGTATCTATCCTGCTGTTGACCCACTGGATTCCACATCCAGAATGCTTTCTCCTCATGTGCTGGGTGAGGATCACTACAACACTGCTCGTGGTGTTCAGAAGGTTCTTCAGAACTACAAAAATCTTCAGGATATTATTGCCATTTTGGGTATGGATGAGCTGAGTGAAGATGACAAGCTGACGGTCGCACGTGCGAGGAAGATTCAACGTTTCCTGAGCCAGCCTTTCCATGTTGCTGAAGTTTTCACGGGTGCTCCTGGGAagtatgtggagctcaaggagAGTGTTAAGAGTTTCCAG GGTGTTTTGGATGGTAAGTACGATGACCTTCCTGAGCAGTCATTCTACATGGTGGGAGGCATTGAGGAAGTCATTGCTAAGGCTGAGAAAATCGCAAAGGAGTCTGCTTCATAA
- the LOC120664711 gene encoding uncharacterized protein LOC120664711 yields MGNYMSCTLAKAPGGRGARVILPDGGVRQVPLPATAAELMMDAPGHFLVDARAASVGARLAALPADEELELGGAYAAFPMKRLGTPLAAPDAACLAAAAGTREARRSSAKVSDDAPPDGVAAAAAEEKAPRLRLEDMEVDGAAAAELGALKHRLSNARARRRPTLETIEEENYLSSRA; encoded by the coding sequence ATGGGCAACTACATGTCGTGCACGCTGGCCAAGGCGCCGGGCGGGAGGGGCGCGAGGGTGATCCTGCCCGACGGCGGCGTCCGGCAGGTGCCGctcccggcgacggcggccgagcTGATGATGGACGCGCCGGGGCACTTCCTCGTCGACGCGCGCGCCGCGAGCGTCGGGGCGCGCCTCGCCGCGCTGCCGGCCGACgaggagctcgagctcggcggcgcgtaCGCCGCGTTCCCGATGAAGCGCCTGGGCACGCCCCTGGCGGCGCCGGACGCGGCGTgcctggccgccgcggcgggcaccagggaggcgcggcggtcGTCCGCCAAGGTGTCGGACGACGCGCCGCCCGAcggggtggccgcggcggccgcggaggagaAGGCGCCGAGGCTGCGGCTGGAGGACATGGAggtggacggcgcggcggccgcggagctcggcgCGCTCAAGCACCGGCTCAGCAATGCGCGGGCCAGGAGGAGGCCGACGCTGGAGACCATAGAGGAGGAGAATTACCTGTCGTCGAGAGCCTAA